In Fusobacterium canifelinum, a genomic segment contains:
- a CDS encoding ABC transporter ATP-binding protein, whose amino-acid sequence MLLTVENLSKEYIKKKIINNVSFSMKKGEILGVLGKSGAGKSTIGKILLQLSRPTTGTILFEGKALSDVPRRDIQAIFQDPYTALNPSLKIGEILEEPLIANGKFSKEERRKKVEETLLKVGLLETDYEKYPEELSGGQQQRVCIAGAIILSPKLIICDEPIASLDLAIQVQILDLIQKINQEEGISFIFITHNLPAVYRIADRILLLYRGEVQEIQEVEDFFSNPKSEYGKKFLKHLNLIKNF is encoded by the coding sequence ATGTTATTAACTGTGGAGAATTTAAGTAAAGAATACATAAAAAAGAAAATAATAAATAATGTTTCATTTTCTATGAAAAAAGGTGAAATTCTTGGAGTATTAGGTAAGTCTGGTGCTGGTAAATCAACTATAGGAAAAATATTACTTCAATTATCAAGACCAACAACAGGGACTATCTTATTTGAAGGGAAAGCTCTGTCAGATGTTCCTAGAAGAGATATTCAAGCAATTTTTCAAGATCCCTATACTGCATTAAATCCAAGTTTAAAAATAGGGGAGATTTTAGAAGAACCTCTTATAGCTAATGGGAAATTTTCAAAGGAAGAAAGAAGAAAAAAAGTTGAAGAAACTCTTTTGAAAGTAGGACTTTTAGAGACCGATTATGAAAAATACCCTGAAGAGTTATCAGGTGGTCAACAACAAAGAGTTTGTATTGCAGGAGCAATTATACTATCTCCAAAACTAATTATTTGTGATGAACCTATTGCTTCTTTAGACTTAGCAATTCAAGTACAAATACTAGATTTAATTCAAAAAATAAATCAAGAAGAAGGAATTAGTTTTATTTTTATTACACATAACCTACCAGCTGTTTATAGAATAGCTGATAGAATATTACTTTTATATCGTGGAGAAGTACAAGAAATTCAAGAAGTAGAAGATTTCTTTTCTAACCCTAAAAGTGAATATGGAAAAAAGTTTTTAAAACATTTAAATTTAATCAAAAATTTTTAG
- the rpmF gene encoding 50S ribosomal protein L32, with amino-acid sequence MAVPKKKTSKAKKNMRRSHHALTAIGLVTCEKCGAPKRQHRVCLECGDYKGTQVLETAE; translated from the coding sequence ATGGCAGTACCTAAGAAAAAGACTTCTAAAGCTAAGAAAAATATGAGAAGATCACACCATGCACTAACTGCAATAGGTTTAGTAACTTGTGAAAAATGTGGAGCTCCTAAAAGACAACATAGAGTTTGTTTAGAATGTGGAGATTACAAAGGAACTCAAGTTTTAGAAACAGCTGAATAA
- the ychF gene encoding redox-regulated ATPase YchF: MIGIGIVGLPNVGKSTLFNAITKAGAAEAANYPFCTIEPNVGMVTVPDERLNELAKIINPQKIVPATVEFVDIAGLVKGASKGEGLGNKFLSNIRATSAICQVVRCFEDDNVIHVSGEVNPISDIEVINTELIFADIETVDKAIEKHEKLARNKIKESVELMSVLPKVKKHLEEFKLVKTLDLTDDEKQILKNYQLLTLKPMIFAANVAEDDLATGNKYVDLVKDYATKIGSEVVIVSAKVEAELQEMDGESKKEFLETLGVKEAGLNRLIRAGFKLLGLQTYFTAGVKEVRAWTIRIGDTAPKAAGEIHTDFEKGFIRAKVVSYDEFIKHSGWKGSQENGVLRLEGKEYIVHDGDLMEFLFNV, from the coding sequence ATGATAGGTATAGGAATTGTGGGGCTACCAAATGTTGGAAAGTCTACATTATTTAATGCAATAACGAAGGCAGGAGCAGCAGAGGCAGCAAACTATCCTTTTTGTACAATAGAGCCAAATGTTGGAATGGTAACTGTTCCAGATGAAAGATTAAATGAACTTGCTAAAATAATAAATCCTCAAAAGATTGTACCAGCAACTGTTGAGTTTGTAGATATAGCAGGACTAGTAAAAGGAGCTTCAAAAGGTGAAGGTCTAGGAAATAAGTTTTTATCAAATATTAGGGCAACATCTGCTATCTGTCAGGTGGTAAGATGTTTTGAAGATGATAATGTAATTCATGTCAGTGGTGAAGTAAATCCTATAAGTGATATAGAGGTAATAAATACAGAATTAATTTTTGCAGATATAGAAACTGTTGATAAAGCAATAGAAAAACATGAAAAATTAGCAAGAAATAAAATAAAAGAATCAGTGGAACTTATGTCAGTTTTACCAAAAGTTAAAAAACATCTTGAAGAATTTAAACTTGTAAAAACTTTAGATTTAACAGATGATGAGAAACAAATATTAAAAAATTATCAATTACTTACTTTAAAACCTATGATATTTGCAGCTAATGTTGCTGAAGATGACTTGGCAACAGGAAATAAATATGTGGATTTAGTAAAAGATTATGCTACAAAAATTGGCTCAGAAGTTGTAATAGTTTCAGCTAAAGTTGAAGCAGAATTACAAGAGATGGATGGAGAAAGTAAAAAAGAATTTTTAGAAACTTTAGGAGTTAAAGAGGCTGGACTTAATAGACTTATAAGAGCAGGATTTAAGCTTTTAGGATTACAAACATATTTTACAGCAGGTGTAAAAGAGGTTAGAGCTTGGACTATAAGAATAGGAGATACAGCACCTAAGGCAGCAGGAGAAATTCATACAGATTTTGAAAAAGGATTTATAAGAGCAAAAGTTGTTTCTTATGATGAATTTATTAAACATTCTGGTTGGAAAGGATCTCAAGAAAATGGAGTGTTGAGACTTGAAGGAAAAGAATATATTGTCCATGATGGAGATTTAATGGAATTCTTATTTAATGTATAA
- the tpiA gene encoding triose-phosphate isomerase: MRRLVIAGNWKMYKNNKEAVETLTQLKDLTKDVKNVDIVIGAPFTCLSDAVKAVEGSNVKIAAENVYPKIEGAYTGEISPKMLKDIGVAYVILGHSERREYFKESDEFINQKVKAVLEIGMKPILCIGEKLEEREGGKTLEVLTTQIKGGLADLSKEDAEKTIVAYEPVWAIGTGKTATPEMAQETHKEIRNVLAEMFGKDIADKMIIQYGGSMKPENAKDLLSQEDIDGGLVGGASLKADSFFEIIKARN; encoded by the coding sequence TTGAGAAGATTAGTTATTGCTGGAAACTGGAAAATGTACAAGAATAATAAAGAGGCTGTTGAAACATTAACACAATTAAAAGATTTAACAAAAGATGTAAAAAATGTAGATATAGTTATAGGTGCACCTTTTACTTGTCTTTCAGATGCAGTTAAAGCAGTTGAAGGTAGCAATGTAAAAATAGCAGCAGAAAATGTATATCCTAAAATAGAGGGAGCATATACAGGGGAAATTTCTCCTAAAATGCTTAAGGATATAGGAGTTGCTTATGTTATTTTAGGTCACTCTGAAAGAAGAGAATATTTTAAAGAAAGTGATGAATTTATAAATCAAAAAGTTAAGGCTGTTTTAGAAATAGGAATGAAACCTATACTTTGTATTGGGGAGAAGTTAGAAGAAAGAGAAGGAGGAAAAACTCTTGAAGTTCTAACTACTCAAATAAAAGGTGGACTTGCTGACTTATCTAAGGAAGATGCAGAAAAAACTATAGTTGCTTATGAACCAGTTTGGGCGATAGGAACAGGAAAGACTGCAACTCCTGAAATGGCACAAGAAACTCATAAAGAAATTAGAAATGTTTTAGCTGAAATGTTTGGAAAAGATATAGCAGATAAAATGATAATTCAATATGGTGGTTCAATGAAACCAGAAAATGCAAAAGATTTACTAAGTCAAGAAGATATTGATGGTGGACTTGTTGGAGGAGCTTCATTAAAGGCAGATTCATTTTTTGAAATTATAAAAGCAAGAAATTAA
- a CDS encoding chemotaxis protein has protein sequence MEVYIDNQKTNFGRRSNDLEKILKAISKKLEKHEKVIQNIYINGSNIQDSIILDIDMDRPNIMEVETKSYTDLILDSLTISKEYIETFFEVKKDFQRLIEGNEKISGIDIEETDSFLNWFSDLLFFLVENYAFAFRSLQETMQTFREELITLDKLKEKKDYTTYVIILDFCISDILENFKTNIDYYYKSILEEVEQKQMVF, from the coding sequence ATGGAAGTATATATAGATAACCAGAAAACTAATTTTGGCAGGCGTAGTAACGATTTGGAGAAAATCTTAAAAGCTATAAGCAAAAAATTAGAAAAACATGAAAAAGTGATACAGAACATCTATATCAATGGAAGTAACATACAGGATAGTATTATTTTAGACATAGATATGGATAGGCCAAATATAATGGAAGTGGAAACCAAGTCTTATACAGATTTGATATTGGATTCTTTGACTATTTCAAAAGAGTATATAGAAACTTTTTTTGAAGTGAAAAAAGATTTTCAAAGGCTGATTGAGGGTAATGAAAAAATTTCTGGAATTGATATAGAAGAAACTGATAGTTTTTTAAATTGGTTCTCAGATTTATTGTTTTTTTTAGTTGAAAATTATGCCTTTGCTTTTAGAAGTTTACAAGAAACAATGCAAACTTTTAGGGAGGAATTAATTACATTAGATAAGCTTAAAGAAAAAAAAGATTATACAACTTATGTGATTATATTAGATTTTTGTATATCGGATATATTAGAAAATTTTAAAACTAATATAGACTACTATTATAAAAGTATATTGGAAGAAGTAGAACAAAAACAAATGGTATTTTAA
- a CDS encoding ComF family protein → MLKLKEVIRKSLRFLLFDNTCSCCHKKLNREGYICSKCLEKLKKETYLKNKDNFYYIFIYEEEIRQIISDYKLRNRKDLVRDIAFLIKKPIFQLIEREKIDIIIPVPISEEREIERGFNQIEYLLEYLNIKYKKIDRIKNTKHMYVLKDNKKREKNVEKAFKNSLNLENKNVLIVDDIVTSGATINSISKELKKDNENINIKVFSIAIARHFIKK, encoded by the coding sequence ATGCTGAAGTTGAAGGAAGTTATTAGGAAAAGTTTAAGATTTTTGCTTTTTGATAATACTTGTTCATGTTGTCATAAGAAACTTAATAGGGAAGGCTATATTTGTTCTAAATGTTTAGAAAAATTAAAAAAAGAAACCTATTTAAAGAATAAAGATAATTTTTACTATATTTTTATTTATGAAGAAGAAATTAGGCAGATTATTTCTGATTATAAGTTAAGAAATAGAAAAGACTTAGTGAGAGATATAGCTTTTTTAATTAAGAAACCTATTTTTCAATTGATAGAAAGAGAAAAAATTGATATTATAATACCAGTACCTATAAGTGAAGAAAGAGAAATAGAAAGAGGTTTCAATCAAATTGAGTATCTGTTAGAATATTTAAATATCAAGTATAAAAAGATTGATAGAATAAAGAATACAAAGCATATGTATGTTTTGAAAGATAATAAAAAAAGAGAAAAAAATGTAGAAAAAGCATTTAAAAATAGTTTGAATTTAGAAAATAAAAATGTTTTAATAGTAGATGATATTGTGACAAGTGGAGCAACTATTAATTCCATAAGTAAAGAGCTTAAAAAAGATAATGAGAATATTAATATAAAAGTCTTTTCAATAGCAATAGCAAGACATTTCATAAAAAAATAG
- a CDS encoding zinc ribbon domain-containing protein has product MKLAFSCPKCRCRNYEEKSIILPEKKKNFIKIELNTYYAKTCLNCGYTEFYSAKIVDDETAKEKCKTNAEVEGSY; this is encoded by the coding sequence ATGAAATTGGCTTTTAGTTGTCCTAAATGTAGATGCAGAAACTATGAGGAAAAGAGCATTATCTTGCCAGAAAAAAAGAAAAATTTTATAAAAATAGAGCTTAATACTTACTATGCTAAAACTTGTTTAAATTGTGGATATACAGAGTTTTATTCAGCAAAAATTGTAGATGATGAAACTGCAAAGGAGAAATGTAAGACTAATGCTGAAGTTGAAGGAAGTTATTAG
- a CDS encoding YraN family protein: protein MNTREIGNKYEDKSVETLVKEGYKILERNYQNRFGEIDIIAEKNKEIVFVEVKYRKTNKFGYGYEAVDKRKIMKILKLADYYIQSKKYQNYKIRFDCMSYLGDELDWIKDIVWGDEIGF, encoded by the coding sequence TTGAATACAAGAGAGATAGGAAATAAGTATGAAGATAAAAGTGTTGAAACTTTAGTAAAAGAAGGTTATAAAATACTTGAAAGAAATTATCAAAATAGATTTGGTGAAATAGATATAATTGCAGAAAAGAATAAAGAAATAGTATTCGTTGAGGTAAAATATAGAAAGACAAATAAATTTGGTTATGGTTATGAGGCAGTGGATAAAAGAAAAATTATGAAAATTTTAAAACTAGCTGATTACTATATACAGTCTAAAAAATATCAGAACTATAAAATAAGATTTGATTGTATGAGTTATTTGGGTGATGAGTTAGATTGGATAAAGGATATTGTGTGGGGTGATGAAATTGGCTTTTAG
- a CDS encoding ribonuclease HII: MDNPLYLYDLEYKNVIGVDEAGRGPLAGPVVAAAVMLKEYTEELDEINDSKKLTEKKREKLYDIIMKNFDVAVGVSTVEEIDKLNILNADFLAMRRALKDLKNLRKEKEYTVLVDGNLKIKEYVGKQLPIVKGDAKSLSIAAASIIAKVTRDRFMKDLASIYPDYCFEKHKGYGTKAHIEVIKDKGAIEGVHRKVFLRKILDEPKEKQLTILG; the protein is encoded by the coding sequence ATGGATAATCCATTGTATCTTTATGATTTAGAATACAAAAATGTTATAGGTGTTGATGAGGCTGGAAGAGGCCCTCTTGCAGGTCCTGTTGTTGCAGCAGCTGTAATGTTAAAAGAATATACAGAGGAATTAGATGAAATAAATGATTCTAAAAAACTGACTGAGAAAAAAAGAGAAAAATTATATGATATAATAATGAAAAATTTTGATGTAGCAGTTGGAGTTTCAACAGTTGAAGAAATAGATAAGTTAAATATTTTAAATGCAGATTTTTTAGCAATGAGAAGAGCATTGAAAGATTTGAAAAATTTAAGGAAAGAAAAGGAATATACTGTTTTAGTTGATGGAAATTTAAAAATAAAAGAATATGTAGGAAAGCAGTTGCCAATAGTTAAGGGAGATGCTAAAAGTCTTAGTATTGCAGCCGCTTCTATAATAGCTAAGGTTACAAGAGATAGATTTATGAAAGATTTAGCTTCCATTTATCCTGATTATTGTTTTGAGAAACATAAAGGTTATGGTACAAAAGCACATATAGAAGTAATAAAAGATAAAGGAGCTATTGAAGGGGTGCATAGAAAGGTTTTTTTAAGAAAAATATTAGATGAACCAAAAGAAAAACAATTAACAATACTCGGATAA
- a CDS encoding RluA family pseudouridine synthase, whose product MENIKEKFEFEVSSEYEGMRLDKYLSEQIEEATRSYLEKLIDNNFVKVNSKAVNKNGRKLKLAEKIEVLIPEEENIDIEAENIPLDVVYENDDFIVINKSYDMVVHPAYGNYTGTLVNALLYYTNNLSSVNGNIRPGIIHRLDKDTSGLILVAKNNYAHAKLASMFTEKTIHKTYLCIVKGNFSEENLSGRIENLIGRDTKDRKKMAVVKENGKIAISNYKVIEQVGGYSLVEVAIETGRTHQIRVHMKSINHVILGDSVYGTEDKNVKRQMLHAYKLEFLNPLDNKEYVFKGKLFDDFIEVAKRLKFNIEKYLDK is encoded by the coding sequence ATGGAGAATATAAAGGAAAAGTTTGAATTTGAAGTTAGTTCTGAATATGAGGGAATGAGATTAGATAAATATTTAAGTGAACAAATAGAAGAAGCTACTCGTTCATATTTAGAAAAGCTTATAGATAATAATTTTGTAAAAGTCAATTCAAAAGCTGTAAATAAAAATGGAAGAAAACTGAAATTAGCAGAAAAGATAGAAGTTTTAATTCCAGAAGAAGAAAATATTGATATAGAAGCTGAAAATATTCCCCTAGATGTTGTTTATGAAAATGATGATTTTATAGTGATAAATAAGAGCTATGATATGGTTGTTCATCCTGCCTATGGGAATTACACAGGAACTCTAGTTAATGCACTTCTATATTATACAAATAACCTATCTTCTGTGAATGGAAATATCAGACCAGGTATAATACATAGACTTGATAAAGATACAAGTGGCTTGATATTAGTTGCAAAAAATAACTATGCACATGCAAAATTAGCTTCAATGTTTACTGAAAAGACTATTCACAAAACATATTTGTGTATAGTAAAAGGTAATTTTTCAGAAGAAAACTTAAGTGGAAGAATTGAGAATTTAATTGGTAGAGATACTAAAGATAGAAAGAAAATGGCAGTTGTTAAAGAAAATGGTAAAATTGCTATTTCTAATTATAAAGTAATAGAGCAAGTTGGAGGTTATTCTTTAGTAGAAGTAGCTATTGAAACAGGAAGAACTCATCAAATTAGAGTACATATGAAAAGTATAAACCATGTGATATTAGGAGATTCTGTCTATGGAACTGAAGATAAAAATGTGAAAAGACAGATGTTACATGCATATAAATTAGAATTTTTAAATCCTTTAGACAATAAAGAATATGTATTCAAAGGAAAGTTGTTTGATGATTTTATAGAAGTTGCAAAGAGATTGAAGTTTAATATAGAAAAATACCTTGATAAATAA
- the ybaK gene encoding Cys-tRNA(Pro) deacylase has product MKKTNAIRELETHKIEHIVREYEVDEEHLDAVSVALKTNEDITRVFKTLVLLNEKREMVVACIPGMEKLDLKKLAKLSGHKKLEMLPMKDLFSMTGYVRGGCSPIGIKKRHSIFIHETALDNKTILVSGGLRGLQIEIDPQKLINYLKMVVGDIIEDVNIEF; this is encoded by the coding sequence ATGAAAAAAACAAATGCTATTAGAGAGTTAGAAACACATAAGATTGAACATATAGTTAGAGAATATGAAGTGGATGAAGAGCATTTAGATGCAGTTAGTGTAGCACTAAAAACTAATGAAGATATTACAAGAGTTTTTAAAACATTGGTTTTATTAAATGAAAAAAGAGAGATGGTAGTTGCTTGTATTCCAGGAATGGAAAAACTTGATTTAAAGAAGTTAGCAAAACTCTCAGGACATAAAAAACTTGAAATGTTACCAATGAAAGATTTATTTTCAATGACAGGATATGTCAGAGGAGGTTGTTCTCCTATTGGGATAAAGAAAAGACATTCTATTTTTATCCATGAAACTGCATTGGATAATAAGACAATTTTAGTTAGTGGAGGTCTAAGGGGCTTACAAATTGAGATAGATCCCCAAAAATTAATTAATTATTTAAAGATGGTAGTTGGGGACATTATTGAAGATGTAAATATAGAATTTTAA
- a CDS encoding PrpR N-terminal domain-containing protein, translating to MSEIAFLVSGEKMFKKIKKYIDEDDIIVVETTISNAVEKAKKLIYEGIKVILTKLAIKIRIEDEIEIPVLNIENNISDYIELLKEIDIKNNKIAFVDYIEAPESLVNLTKIISNDIVFKTFTSEEECETIVKELKNKSYSILIGSVLTKKYANKYGLTSYEVEISKDSVLTYIEVAEQIIKFTDLKKSKDRVLKSIEIMIDNYLKNEEKTEKNILDKVTMNDVEKDKLIEGLKRNAFSLSNTAKDLGMSRTTLWRKLKKFNIIIE from the coding sequence ATGAGTGAAATTGCTTTTTTAGTATCTGGGGAGAAGATGTTTAAAAAAATAAAAAAATATATAGATGAAGATGATATTATTGTAGTTGAGACAACAATTTCAAATGCGGTAGAAAAAGCAAAGAAGTTGATATATGAAGGGATAAAAGTAATACTTACGAAATTGGCTATAAAAATCAGAATAGAGGATGAAATAGAGATTCCTGTTTTAAATATTGAAAATAATATTTCTGACTATATAGAGCTTTTAAAAGAAATTGATATAAAAAATAATAAAATTGCATTTGTTGACTATATTGAAGCACCTGAAAGTTTAGTTAATCTCACTAAAATTATTTCTAATGATATAGTTTTTAAAACTTTTACGAGTGAAGAAGAATGTGAAACAATAGTAAAAGAATTAAAAAATAAATCATATTCAATTTTAATTGGAAGTGTATTAACTAAAAAATATGCTAATAAATATGGTTTGACATCTTATGAAGTAGAGATTTCAAAGGATTCAGTTTTAACGTACATTGAAGTAGCAGAACAAATAATTAAATTTACAGATTTAAAAAAATCAAAGGATAGAGTATTAAAAAGTATAGAAATTATGATAGATAACTATTTAAAAAATGAAGAAAAAACGGAGAAGAATATACTTGATAAAGTGACTATGAATGATGTTGAAAAAGATAAGTTGATTGAAGGCCTAAAAAGAAATGCTTTTTCATTATCAAATACTGCAAAAGACTTAGGAATGAGTAGAACAACACTTTGGAGAAAATTAAAAAAGTTTAATATTATTATAGAATAA
- a CDS encoding 2-hydroxycarboxylate transporter family protein: MAKKNFKELFDPKESKWGGISLPMFLCALIVVAIVVYVPFGLDKEGNPGSFLRPNFLIMFSALAVFGLLFGEIGDRIPIWNDFIGGGTILVFFMAAVFGTYNLVPENFMNAVDIFYGEQPVNFLEMFIPALIVGSVLTVDRKTLIKSISGYIPLIIVGVLGASVAGIAVGFIFGKSPIDVMMNYVLPIMGGGTGAGAVPMSEMWASKTGRPKAEWFGFAISILSIANVFAILCGALLKKLGDAKPSLTGNGKLLIDSSKEAIRDKEVDVKPELVDTTAAFILTGVLFMVAHILDKLWSAFAKSIDLKFDLHRLVFLILLTMFLNIANLVPDKLKAGAKRMQTFFSKHTIWILMAAVGFTTDVKEIAKAAAPSNVLIALAIVLGAVGLIMIVARKMKFYPVEAAITAGLCMANRGGAGDVAVLGAADRMDLMSFAQISSRIGGAMMLVLGSVMFSAFAS, translated from the coding sequence ATGGCAAAAAAAAATTTTAAAGAATTATTTGACCCTAAAGAGTCTAAATGGGGTGGAATAAGTCTACCAATGTTCTTATGTGCATTGATTGTTGTTGCTATTGTTGTCTATGTTCCTTTTGGACTAGATAAAGAAGGTAACCCTGGAAGTTTTTTGAGACCTAATTTCTTAATTATGTTCTCAGCTCTTGCTGTATTTGGTTTACTTTTTGGAGAAATTGGAGATAGAATTCCTATTTGGAATGATTTTATAGGCGGAGGAACTATTTTAGTTTTCTTCATGGCTGCTGTTTTTGGAACTTATAATCTTGTTCCTGAGAACTTTATGAATGCTGTAGATATTTTCTATGGAGAACAACCTGTAAACTTTTTGGAAATGTTTATTCCTGCCTTGATTGTTGGTTCTGTTTTAACAGTTGATAGAAAAACACTTATTAAATCAATAAGTGGATATATTCCATTAATCATAGTTGGAGTTCTTGGAGCATCGGTTGCTGGAATAGCTGTTGGTTTTATTTTTGGAAAAAGTCCAATTGATGTTATGATGAACTATGTACTTCCAATAATGGGTGGAGGAACTGGAGCTGGAGCTGTACCTATGTCTGAAATGTGGGCTTCAAAAACTGGTAGACCTAAAGCAGAATGGTTTGGTTTTGCTATTTCTATCTTAAGTATAGCTAATGTTTTTGCAATATTATGTGGAGCTTTACTTAAAAAATTAGGGGATGCTAAACCTAGTTTAACTGGTAATGGTAAACTTCTTATAGATAGTTCAAAAGAAGCAATCAGAGATAAAGAAGTTGATGTAAAACCTGAACTTGTTGATACAACTGCTGCATTTATTTTAACAGGAGTTTTATTTATGGTAGCTCATATTTTAGATAAGCTTTGGAGTGCATTTGCAAAAAGTATTGATCTTAAATTTGATTTACATCGTTTAGTATTTTTAATTCTTTTAACTATGTTCTTAAACATTGCTAATCTAGTTCCTGATAAATTAAAAGCTGGAGCAAAAAGAATGCAAACATTCTTCTCTAAACATACAATTTGGATACTAATGGCTGCTGTTGGTTTTACAACAGATGTTAAAGAAATCGCAAAAGCTGCTGCACCATCTAATGTACTAATCGCTCTTGCAATAGTTTTAGGTGCTGTTGGACTTATTATGATAGTTGCTAGAAAAATGAAATTCTATCCTGTTGAAGCTGCTATTACTGCTGGACTTTGTATGGCAAATAGAGGAGGAGCAGGAGATGTTGCAGTTCTAGGAGCTGCTGATAGAATGGACCTTATGTCATTTGCTCAAATATCTTCTCGTATAGGTGGAGCTATGATGTTAGTACTTGGTTCTGTAATGTTTAGTGCTTTTGCATCATAA
- a CDS encoding oxaloacetate decarboxylase subunit alpha, with protein sequence MNKIKIMETCLRDGHQSLMATRLTTAEMLPIIEKLDSVGYHSLEMWGGATFDSALRFLNEDPWERLREIKKRVKNTKLQMLLRGQNLLGYRNYADDIVERFVKKSIQNGIDIVRIFDALNDVRNLQTACEATKKYGGHAQLAMSYTISPVHTIEYYKNLALEMQEIGADSIAIKDMSGILLPEVAYELVKELKSVLRVPVEVHTHATAGLASMTYLRAIEAGADIVDTAISPLSGGTSQPATESLVRTLQGTERETGFDLELLKEIAEYFKPIRAKYLQEGILNPQALMTEPSIVEYQLPGGMLSNFLSQLKMQKAEHKYEDVLREIPRVRADLGYPPLVTPLSQMVGTQAIFNILTGQRYKLIPNEIKNYVRGLYGKSPVPISEEIKKIIIGNEEVFTGRPADKIAAEYDKLVEETRDFARSEEDVLSYALFPQVAKDFLIKKYENE encoded by the coding sequence GTGAATAAGATTAAAATTATGGAAACTTGTCTGAGAGATGGACATCAATCACTTATGGCTACTCGTTTAACTACTGCTGAAATGTTACCAATAATCGAAAAATTAGATAGTGTTGGTTACCACTCATTAGAAATGTGGGGAGGGGCAACTTTTGATAGTGCTCTAAGATTTCTAAATGAAGATCCTTGGGAAAGATTGAGAGAAATTAAAAAGAGAGTTAAAAATACAAAACTTCAAATGCTACTTAGAGGACAAAACCTTTTAGGTTACCGTAATTATGCTGATGATATTGTTGAAAGATTTGTAAAAAAATCTATACAAAATGGAATAGACATAGTTCGTATATTTGATGCTTTAAATGATGTTCGTAACTTACAAACTGCTTGTGAAGCTACAAAAAAATATGGTGGTCATGCTCAACTTGCAATGAGTTACACTATCAGCCCTGTTCACACTATTGAATATTATAAAAATTTAGCTTTAGAAATGCAAGAAATTGGTGCAGATTCTATTGCTATAAAAGATATGTCTGGAATTTTATTACCAGAAGTTGCTTATGAATTAGTAAAAGAATTAAAATCTGTTTTAAGAGTTCCAGTTGAAGTACATACTCATGCTACTGCTGGACTTGCAAGTATGACTTACCTTAGAGCTATTGAAGCTGGAGCAGACATAGTAGACACTGCTATATCTCCATTATCAGGAGGAACTTCTCAACCTGCAACAGAAAGTCTTGTTAGAACTTTACAAGGAACTGAAAGAGAAACTGGTTTTGACTTAGAATTATTAAAGGAAATAGCTGAATATTTCAAACCTATAAGAGCAAAATATTTACAAGAAGGTATTTTAAACCCTCAAGCTCTTATGACTGAACCAAGTATAGTTGAATATCAATTACCTGGTGGAATGTTATCTAACTTCCTTTCTCAATTAAAAATGCAAAAAGCAGAACATAAATATGAAGATGTTTTAAGAGAAATTCCAAGAGTTAGAGCCGACTTAGGATATCCACCATTAGTTACTCCACTTAGTCAAATGGTAGGAACACAAGCTATATTTAATATTTTAACTGGTCAAAGATATAAATTAATTCCAAATGAAATAAAGAACTATGTAAGAGGACTTTATGGAAAGAGTCCAGTGCCTATATCAGAAGAAATTAAGAAAATAATTATAGGAAATGAAGAAGTATTCACTGGAAGACCTGCTGATAAAATAGCAGCTGAATATGATAAATTAGTAGAAGAAACAAGAGACTTTGCAAGAAGTGAAGAAGATGTATTATCTTATGCTCTTTTCCCACAAGTTGCAAAAGATTTCTTAATAAAAAAATATGAAAATGAATAA